A window of the Natronomonas salina genome harbors these coding sequences:
- a CDS encoding DUF7333 family protein gives MEFDLPKAAGLLVAIVALSIAGLAASGVMTLQTVLMMVLPSMAVFAAVAFWLGVKHGEFRATP, from the coding sequence ATGGAGTTCGACCTCCCGAAAGCTGCCGGATTGCTGGTCGCAATCGTGGCCCTCTCGATCGCCGGCCTGGCCGCGAGCGGCGTGATGACGCTGCAGACCGTCCTGATGATGGTCCTCCCGTCGATGGCGGTCTTCGCCGCCGTCGCGTTCTGGCTCGGCGTGAAGCACGGCGAGTTTCGCGCTACCCCGTGA
- a CDS encoding ABC transporter permease, with protein MNPLESLRLAWRSIRGHKLRSGLTVLGIVIGVAAVITFVTLGASLQAGVIGEISPDDQRNLYGWAADPDTEGGPGAGSQPVFSARDLNAVGELQDVEAAYGYAPLRTQAIRSGGERVVLGDGVISTGPSYVRSDSLAEGRQFEMGDREAVLNPAAAGQFEEEIQVGDELTLVLLGGQETRVEVVGITETSEGMSPFEGFDQAPRLYVPTDPYYNEQIGAASDGDVEDADVRFNAIVVEAESADDAAVSRARDAAITYLESEESDASEYLDEDLEISMQTSRELLQQLQDIFELLQNFIVSIAAISLLVASIGIANIMLVSVTERTREIGIMKAVGAQNRDVLGLFLMESVILGLIGAVFGTVLGLAAGYLGAWYVDLPLVYPVEYVVLAIAVGIVVGVVSGLYPAWRAARIDPIDALRYE; from the coding sequence GTGAATCCGCTCGAATCGCTCCGTCTCGCGTGGCGCTCGATACGAGGCCACAAGCTCAGGTCGGGACTGACGGTCCTCGGTATCGTCATCGGTGTCGCAGCCGTGATCACGTTCGTCACGCTCGGCGCGAGTCTCCAGGCCGGCGTCATCGGCGAGATCAGCCCCGACGACCAGCGGAACCTCTACGGGTGGGCCGCGGACCCCGACACCGAGGGCGGGCCCGGCGCTGGCTCCCAGCCCGTTTTCAGCGCGCGCGACCTGAACGCGGTCGGCGAACTGCAGGACGTCGAAGCGGCGTACGGCTACGCGCCACTCCGAACCCAGGCGATCCGGTCCGGGGGCGAGCGGGTAGTCCTCGGCGACGGCGTCATCTCGACGGGGCCGTCGTACGTCCGCTCGGACAGCCTCGCTGAGGGCCGTCAGTTCGAGATGGGCGACCGAGAAGCCGTGCTGAACCCGGCTGCGGCCGGACAGTTCGAGGAGGAGATCCAGGTGGGCGACGAACTCACGCTGGTGCTGCTCGGCGGTCAGGAGACGCGCGTCGAAGTGGTCGGCATCACCGAGACGTCCGAGGGGATGAGTCCCTTCGAGGGCTTCGACCAGGCCCCGCGGCTGTACGTCCCGACCGATCCGTACTACAACGAGCAGATCGGGGCCGCCTCCGACGGCGATGTCGAAGACGCCGACGTCCGGTTCAACGCGATCGTCGTCGAGGCCGAGTCGGCCGACGACGCGGCGGTATCCCGCGCCCGTGACGCCGCGATCACGTATCTAGAGAGCGAGGAGTCGGACGCGAGCGAGTACCTCGACGAGGACCTCGAGATTTCGATGCAGACGAGCCGAGAGCTCCTCCAGCAGCTCCAGGACATCTTCGAACTCCTGCAGAACTTCATCGTCAGCATCGCCGCCATCTCCCTGCTGGTCGCCTCGATCGGGATCGCGAACATCATGCTCGTCTCGGTGACGGAGCGGACTCGCGAGATCGGGATCATGAAGGCCGTCGGCGCACAGAACCGCGACGTCCTCGGCCTCTTCCTCATGGAATCGGTCATCCTGGGACTGATCGGCGCCGTCTTCGGGACGGTGCTCGGGCTGGCGGCTGGTTACCTCGGCGCCTGGTACGTCGACCTGCCCCTGGTCTATCCAGTCGAGTACGTCGTCCTGGCGATCGCGGTCGGAATCGTCGTCGGGGTCGTCTCTGGCCTCTACCCGGCGTGGCGCGCTGCCCGAATCGACCCGATCGACGCCCTTCGGTACGAGTGA
- a CDS encoding ABC transporter ATP-binding protein: MPSQDLAVALTDVRKTYQRGEPVHALDGVTLEIPRGSYTAIMGPSGSGKSTLMNLVGCLDTPTAGDVVVDGQDVGRLSGRERTRLRGTEVGFVFQSFNLMPRLTALENVAMPQLFQGVGRRARRDRAEALLDRVGIADRADHRPNELSGGQRQRVALARALVNDPALVLADEPSGNLDTETEAQVLDLFGEFHAAGTTMVVVTHEPHVAERAERVVHLLDGKIERIETGDAANRVRSQDDTHRPGDGTGAGGAS, translated from the coding sequence ATGCCGAGTCAGGACCTGGCCGTCGCGCTGACGGACGTCCGGAAGACCTACCAGCGGGGTGAACCAGTCCACGCACTCGATGGTGTGACACTCGAGATTCCACGGGGGTCCTACACCGCGATCATGGGGCCGAGCGGGTCGGGAAAGTCCACGCTGATGAACCTCGTCGGATGCCTGGACACGCCGACGGCAGGCGACGTCGTCGTCGACGGCCAGGACGTCGGCCGGCTCTCGGGACGCGAGCGGACTCGTCTTCGAGGGACGGAAGTCGGCTTCGTCTTCCAGTCGTTCAATCTCATGCCCCGATTGACGGCCCTCGAGAACGTCGCCATGCCTCAGTTGTTCCAGGGCGTCGGGCGACGAGCGCGTCGCGACCGGGCCGAAGCGCTACTGGATCGGGTCGGCATCGCCGACCGGGCGGACCACCGGCCGAACGAACTCTCGGGCGGCCAGCGCCAGCGCGTCGCCCTCGCGAGAGCGCTCGTCAACGACCCGGCGCTCGTGCTGGCCGACGAACCCTCCGGCAACCTCGACACGGAGACGGAGGCCCAGGTCCTCGACCTCTTCGGGGAGTTCCACGCGGCCGGCACCACGATGGTCGTCGTGACCCACGAACCGCACGTCGCCGAACGCGCCGAACGGGTCGTCCACCTCCTCGACGGGAAGATCGAACGCATCGAAACCGGCGACGCTGCGAACCGAGTCCGGAGCCAGGATGACACACACCGGCCCGGGGACGGAACCGGGGCGGGTGGCGCGTCGTGA
- a CDS encoding cytochrome P450, translating to MSRQHGPPADSSSIPTPSNAGLLKHVARIVSTDTAPMLEELREQYGRIVRIQMPTDDAATYLLADPTYVQQVLESNQANYRKAEIYRDELGKIFGRGLLTSEGDHWSRQHRLIRPMFTSDSVQSFTELIAEQTDAMCDRWQEHADRGEPIQLLPEMERVTLRIIGKAMFSTDMEGHAEDIAESLQVLRREFQRQTNRIRPTVPEWVPTPHNQQVKAARDQLNTVVYGLIEDRRGQADEYDDLLSALMAAREDETGERMDDEQIRDELMTFLLAGHETTAAALTWTWYLLVRNPEIHESLHASVDGHAGSEQGSPALGGDDPSYAKQCVQEAMRIYPPVPVFVREARKPDIIGGYEIPSGSEVLLSQYVVHRDPEYWEAPTEYRPERFTPGAAADRPAYSYFPFGGGPRMCIGRQFALLEAQMVLSRAVEQYRLELDSPAVEPGVDSAVTMVPDEPLEMQVDEW from the coding sequence ATGTCACGACAACACGGTCCGCCGGCCGACTCGTCTTCGATCCCCACCCCGAGCAACGCCGGACTGCTCAAGCACGTCGCTCGAATCGTCAGTACCGACACGGCGCCGATGCTAGAGGAGCTCCGCGAACAGTACGGGCGGATCGTCCGGATCCAGATGCCGACCGACGATGCCGCCACGTACCTGCTCGCCGACCCGACCTACGTGCAGCAGGTCCTCGAGTCGAACCAGGCCAACTACCGCAAGGCCGAGATCTACCGTGACGAACTGGGGAAGATCTTCGGGCGCGGACTCCTCACGAGCGAGGGCGACCACTGGAGCCGACAACACCGCCTCATCCGCCCGATGTTCACCTCGGACAGCGTGCAGTCGTTCACGGAACTCATCGCCGAGCAGACCGACGCGATGTGCGACCGCTGGCAGGAGCACGCCGACCGGGGTGAGCCGATCCAGCTGCTCCCGGAGATGGAGCGCGTGACGCTCCGCATCATCGGGAAGGCGATGTTCAGCACGGACATGGAGGGCCACGCCGAGGACATCGCCGAGTCGCTCCAGGTGCTACGGCGGGAGTTCCAGCGACAGACGAACCGGATCCGACCGACCGTGCCGGAGTGGGTTCCCACACCCCACAACCAGCAGGTGAAGGCCGCTCGTGACCAGTTGAACACGGTCGTCTACGGGTTGATCGAGGACCGCCGTGGACAGGCCGACGAGTACGACGATCTCCTCTCCGCGCTCATGGCTGCGCGCGAGGACGAGACGGGCGAGCGGATGGACGACGAGCAGATCCGCGACGAACTCATGACGTTCCTGCTCGCCGGCCACGAAACCACTGCGGCGGCGCTCACGTGGACGTGGTACCTGCTGGTTCGCAACCCCGAGATACACGAATCGCTCCACGCCAGCGTCGACGGACACGCCGGGAGCGAACAGGGATCACCCGCGTTGGGCGGGGACGACCCGTCGTACGCCAAGCAATGCGTCCAGGAGGCGATGCGCATCTACCCACCGGTTCCGGTCTTCGTCCGGGAAGCCCGCAAACCCGACATCATCGGCGGATACGAGATTCCGTCCGGAAGCGAGGTGCTCCTGAGTCAATACGTCGTCCACCGCGACCCCGAGTACTGGGAGGCACCGACGGAATACCGACCGGAACGATTCACACCCGGAGCTGCAGCCGACCGGCCCGCCTACAGTTACTTCCCGTTCGGCGGCGGCCCTCGCATGTGCATCGGGCGGCAGTTCGCGCTGCTGGAAGCCCAGATGGTCCTCTCCCGCGCGGTCGAGCAGTACCGCCTCGAACTCGATTCACCCGCCGTCGAGCCGGGCGTCGATTCCGCCGTGAC